The proteins below are encoded in one region of Apium graveolens cultivar Ventura chromosome 4, ASM990537v1, whole genome shotgun sequence:
- the LOC141721328 gene encoding GDP-L-galactose phosphorylase 1 — MLRIKRVPTVVSNYQKEDGEEASRQTAGGCGRNCLNKCCLPGSKLPLYAFKKETKVVDGNELAADEIKQQEPPVAFLESLVLGEWEDRMQKGLFRYDVTACQTKVIPGNHGFIAQLNEGRHLKKRPTEFRVDKVLQPFDGSKFNFTKVGQEEVIFQFEASEDGEIQFFPNAPIDAANSPSVVAINVSPIEYGHVLLIPRVLECLPQRIDHESLLLALYMAAEAGSPYFRLGYNSLGAFATINHLHFQAYYLAVPFPIEKTSTRKITTLTGGIEISQLLNYPVRGLVFEGSSLENLSAAVGDACICLQINNIPYNVLISDSGRRIFLLPQCYAEKQALGEVSSELLDTQVNPAVWEISGHMVLKRKEDYEGASEENAWRLLAEVSLSEERFQEVKEIIFEAITCAVDESVVITDEDQDIEGRSHENTVNHAIVPGKPECLVQN, encoded by the exons ATGTTGAGGATTAAGAGGGTTCCTACCGTTGTTTCGAATTACCAAAAGGAAGATGGGGAAGAGGCTTCCCGCCAAACCGCCGGTGGTTGTGGCCGCAATTGTCTTAACAAGTGTTGCCTTCCAG GGTCAAAGTTACCTTTGTATGCTTTTAAGAAGGAGACCAAAGTCGTTGATGGAAATGAATTGGCTGCTGATGAAATTAAGCAGCAGGAGCCTCCTGTTGCTTTCCTCGAATCCCTCGTGCTGGGAGAG TGGGAGGATCGGATGCAGAAGGGACTTTTTCGCTATGATGTCACTGCCTGCCAAACTAAG GTGATTCCTGGAAACCATGGTTTTATTGCTCAGCTGAACGAGGGCCGCCACCTCAAGAAGAGGCCGACTGAGTTTAGAGTTGACAAGGTGCTGCAGCCTTTTGATGGATCAAAATTCAACTTTACTAAAGTTGGGCAGGAAGAGGTGATCTTCCAGTTTGAAGCTAGTGAGGATGGTGAAATTCAGTTCTTTCCAAATGCTCCAATTGATGCTGCCAACTCCCCTAGTGTTGTTGCCATTAAT GTCAGTCCTATCGAGTACGGGCATGTACTTCTGATCCCTCGTGTTCTTGAGTGCTTACCACAAAGGATTGACCATGAAAGTCTCTTGCTTGCGCTTTACATGGCAGCAGAAGCAGGCAGTCCATACTTCCGTTTGGGATACAATAGCCTGGGGGCATTTGCTACCATTAATCACCTTCACTTCCAG GCATATTATCTGGCTGTCCCCTTTCCCATAGAGAAGACGAGCACCAGAAAAATCACTACTTTAACCGGCGGGATTGAAATCTCCCAGCTGTTAAATTATCCTGTCAGAGGTCTTGTGTTTGAGGGTTCGAGTCTGGAGAATTTGTCAGCTGCAGTTGGAGACGCTTGTATCTGCCTTCAGATCAATAACATACCTTACAATGTCCTAATCTCCGACTCTGGAAGGCGCATCTTCCTCCTTCCACAG TGTTATGCAGAGAAACAAGCTCTTGGGGAAGTGAGTTCTGAACTTCTGGACACCCAAGTGAATCCTGCAGTTTGGGAAATTAGCGGACACATGGTATTGAAAAGGAAGGAGGACTATGAGGGGGCATCTGAGGAAAATGCATGGAGGCTTCTTGCTGAGGTCTCTCTCTCGGAAGAGAGATTCCAGGAAGTAAAAGAAATTATCTTCGAGGCAATCACTTGTGCTGTTGATGAAAGTGTGGTTATCACTGATGAAGACCAGGACATTGAGGGTCGATCTCATGAAAACACTGTGAACCATGCTATCGTGCCAGGGAAGCCAGAATGCCTTGTGCAGAATTAA